The genomic window GCCGTCGCCGCTCATCGCCCCTGCGTAAGATTCGGCCGGCGAATTCGACACCTGCCCGATCACCGAATCAACTTGTGCAGCAACTGTGGCGGCCAAGAAAAGAAGTGCGACAAAAGAAAGAATTATATTAAAACGAAAGGTCACGAACGCCTCCGAACAACACGGTCTGAACTATATCAACAACGGCCCGTTTAGGACATCAAAACATTGAATTTTAAGTGTTTAGACTAGTTTCTGCAAGCAAGTGCGATACTGTCGCATCAAGTTTCCGATTTCTACGCTGCTTTGGATGCCTCCCACAGCACCTTGGGTTGTAATTTTTGCGATCGAATATATCATTTAGCTTTAAGTAATTCGGGACTATGAGCAAAGGTCTCAGCTTCTTTATTTCGGCCGGCGAGGTGTCGGGTGACGCTCACGCGGAAAGGCTCGTCCGTGCCGTTATGGAACGCGCCGGAGCCTCGAACTGCCATTTTTCCGGTGCAGCAGGACCGAAAATGCGATCCGCAGGGGTGGAAGCGGTAGTGCGCTCGGATGAAATGGCCGTCATGGGTGTCGCCGAGATCGCGGCGGCATTGCCGATGTTCATCCGTGCATACAGGTCGCTGAGGGATTCAGCGATACAGCAAAAGCCCGATGCTGCGATACTTGTGGACTTCCCCGACTTCAATCTCCGGCTTGCGCGTTCGCTTAAGAAGGCTGGCATTCCGGTCATCTACTATATTTCGCCTCAATTGTGGGCGTGGCGAAGCTACCGCAGCCGCACGATCGGCAGGTACGTCGATCTGTTGCTGACGATACTTCCGTTCGAAAAGGATTGGTACGCACAGCGAGGAATACACCACGTCGAATATATCGGCCACCCTTTGACGGGTGAAGTGCGGCCGAAAATGGACCGAGCGGCGTTTCGTGCGTCGCACGGACTGAACGACGAACGGCCGCTGGTCGCACTGCTGCCCGGAAGCCGTCATGGCGAGATCGAACGCCACCTTCCGATCATTCTTGACGCGGTTGATATCATCTCGGCAAAGCGGCCCGAGATACAGTTCGCTATTGCCGCTGCCGGCAGCGGCCAGCTCGGCCAGATCAAAGCGATAATAAGCCGCTGCGAACACATTGATATACCGATCGTTGAAAACGAGACCTACGACCTCATTTCCTCTGCCGACGCGGCCATCGTCGCCAGCGGAACTGCAACGCTCGAAACGGGCATACTCGGCACACCGATGGTGATAATCTATCGCGGGTCTTCCCTGAATTACCGATTACTAAAGCCCTTGATAAACATAGATCATTACGGCCTGATCAATCTCATTGCGGGGCAACGCATCGTCCGTGAACTCATTCAAAATGATCTCGATCCGACTTCCCTTTCCGATGAGCTGCTGTCGCTTCTTGAGCCGCAACGCAACGCTGCGATCCGCGAAGAATTGCTCAGGGCCGCTGCTTCGTTAGGCACCGCCGGAGCTTCAGACCGTGCAGCGGAAGCGATCCTGAAATTCATCTCTCGCGTTCCGTAGGCTCGTTCGGCTTCCCACACTGTGCCCTTACAGAAAATTCGCGTCTGCGAACTTTATTGGAGATCTAATGCGCCCCGGCAACTTTTTCGCTGTGATTTGACATCATCTTGGGGCTTCCCTAAACTTGTTTATTCGCTCGCTTCGGGCGGATAACATCGCGGCCAGGTAGCTCAGTTGGTAGAGCAGCGGACTGAAAATCCGCGTGTCGGCGGTTCGATCCCGTCCCTGGCCACCATTCAGATAGTTCAAGTCTGCTTAACCGGCAGGCTTTTTTATTATTGCTGTAAGGTAAAGAAGTGTATTGCTGTTATGCTGCGCCTGCGACTGGCGTTCGGTATTGGCGGATGGTGTGGATAAGGACCGTTGCTATTATTATAGCGCCGCCGAGCAGTGCCCAGTTCGAGGGCTGTTCTCCGATAAAGAGAAACACCCAAACAGGATTGAGCAGCGGTTCGACAAAGCCGATGATCGATGCGTCGATAGGCCGCGTACCGCCGGAAATACCCTTTATGAAAAGAATGTAACTTATGCCGATCTGCACTATACCGAGAAACGCAACCGCAAAGACATCCTTTGTTGTCATCACCGGCAATGCACCGATACCGCTCGGCAGCATCACAATTGCAAGAAGCAGATTGCCGTAAACCACGGTCGCTACGGGTGCGGCTCCGCGACGCCCGGCAGCATTCTCCTTCTCGGTCGAAAATGCCGGATGCTTTAGTAACATTATGTAAAGGCCGAGGCAAATGCCGCTGCCGAGAGCGGCAATGTTCCCGCTGTAATCGCTGATCTCGAGTTTGCCCACGAAAAAGAGTGACATCCCGATAATGCACAGCACCACGGTGATCAGATCGCGCAAATGAAAACGTTCGCGAATTACGAATGGGGCAAGGATCAGAATATAGATCGGTGCCGTATATTGAAGAAAGATCGCATTCGCAGCGGTCGTGTGTTTCGTCGCCCACACAAAGAGGAAGAGCAGTCCGGCATAGAACAATGAGCAAAGCAGGCCGAATGCGTTGATCCTAAGGCCTTCCTTCCGCATTACGATCAGGACGGTAAGGCCCGCCAGCAGGCTGCGAAAGAATGTAACCTGATACGCATCGAGCGCGGTCAGTTTTATCAAAAGCCCGCCCGTACTCCAGATGAGCACGGCAGCTATAACGAGCCAAAAGGCGTTCTTTGATCCTCTTATCACTGACGAAAGACCCTCCGATCTCAGGTAACGATATCACCGCACGAATCAAGAAAGAAGAAGAGCACGAAGCGATGCTTCGTGCTCCTATAAATGTCCGCGGTCGGCAGCCTGTCACTCACCGGACAAGGCTTCTTTTACGATCTCGCGCAGACGCTTTGCCGATGTTGTATTCGGCTCGAGTTCAACCTCTTCAACGTCGCCTCGCACTTTCTTTCCGAATGTGCCGTTCCACGGCGGCACGACCAGCGTCGCATTGCCGTAAGCTCTTACTTGGCACGCAAGCCGCAGGAAAGGCTTTTCGTCCTCGGGCTGATCGTAACCGAAGACCTTCATAGCACGGCGTTCACGCGGCGCGACCTCCGAGAGTTTCTCCTGCCCGCCGATCACACCAACCCAACAAAGCCCGCAAGTTGCAGCGATACACTCAACCGGAACCGGCCCGTTCCAACAACGCGGATCCTTCTCCTGCCACGCCTGCGACTTATCCTGTGCCGCTGCGTGTGTGATCTCTTGGTCATAGAGTACAGAGAACTTGCCCTCGTAATCACGAGCAAGCACCCTGACCGAGTATTTCTTATCAACGGTCTTGAGAAATCCGAACATACCTTGGGAGTCATCCTTCGATCGTTCGGCCACGATCGCGTCGGGCGATCTCGCCATAAGGCCTTTAGGCTCTTCGATCTCATCACTTGCGGCAGTGAATGTTTCAAGCCCGACCTGGCGCATCGTCGCCAATCCGACCGCGGCGATGGCATTTACCAGAGTGCGGTCGATTCCCTTCTTCTCGGCTACCCGTATTGCCACTTCCTTGATGATCTCGGTCAGCTTTGCGTCATCGGCATTGAACTCCTCGGCCTCTTTCTCGACCGAGCATTTAACGGCCTTCCAATATCTGTGGCCATAGAGGAAGTGGTGCGACCCGGCAATGTGCGTAGCAAGGTCGAAATCGCCTTGAAGCTCCAGCTCTTTGATAGCCGCAGGCTGATCCTCGGCATCTGCGAGATATTCTCGCAGCTCCAGCGGATAGAAGCGGAACCAAATTTGTACCGCATTACGATCGACCTCATGGATCGCCGGAAGCAGCTCCTCTACCGCTTTGCGCCAATCTTCCTCAGTGAAATTGGATAGTACTGTCTCAAGTTTTGATATCATTTACGACACCTCTGTATGCAGCGATCTTGATCGATGCTCCAAAATTCCAACTTATCAAAAATCACGGCCAGTTCCAAACATCTAGTCAAGCGAATTCTGAAAAGCGGCGTGTAAAGCGGACGCCGTGCACAAAATAAATGGACGCAGGCAATAACAGCCCGCGCCCACTGCACGATCAAACACGCCTGTTAACGGCCCGACGCAAGCGTCACGCGGGCACTGGCGGCTTCGATCTGGTTTCGGATCGCCTCGGTCTCTTCAACTGACGAGCTTGCAGCCTCGGCAAGCTCCTTTTCAGCGGCGTCGAGAGCACGGCGTGCCTCTGCCGCATCAATATCGCCGGCTTTCTCGGCGGCATCGGCAAGCACGGCAACCTTGTTCGAGTTCACCTCAACAAATCCGCCCGACACAGCAAGCTTTTCGCTGCTTCCCTTGACGACATACGACATGATGCCCGGCTTTAACGCCGATACAAGCGGCGCGTGTTCAGGCAAAATGCCCGCTTCGCCCGATGCCGTCGGCACCGTTACCATATCAACATCAGCGTCCAGGACACGCTTTTCCGGTGTTACTATTTCCAACTTCAGCATTATCGTAGATCAGCTTAAGCCGCTGCAGCCATTTTCTTGGCTTTTTCACGGGCTTGCTCGATGGTTCCGACCATATAGAACGCCTGCTCAGGCATATCGTCGCAGTTTCCGTCGAGGATCTCCTTAAAGCCCTTGATAGTATCTTCAACCTTCACGTATTCGCCCTTGAGACCGGTAAACTGTTCTCCGACCGTGAACGGCTGCGAGAAGAATCGCTGGATCTTACGTGCGCGTGATACGGTAAGCTTGTCATCTTCTGAAAGCTCATCGAGGCCGAGAATAGCGATGATGTCCTGCAGGTCCTTATACCGCTGAAGTATCTTTTTGACCGACTGAGCTGTGTTGTAGTGCTCTTCGCCGACGACATCCGGACTAAGAATCGTGGAGTTCGAAGCAAGCGGATCAACCGCCGGGTAAATTCCAAGCTCGACGATCTGCCGCGACAGTGCGGTAACCGCATCAAGGTGCGCGAATGTAGTTGCAGGTGCCGGGTCGGTGTAGTCATCCGCCGGCACATAAACGGCCTGAATAGAAGTGATGGCGCCGGTCTTGGTTGACGTGATGCGCTCCTGCATCTCGCCCATCTCGGTCGCAAGCGTAGGCTGGTAACCGACCGCTGACGGCATACGTCCGAGGAGTGCCGACACCTCTGAACCCGCCTGTGTAAAGCGGAAAATATTGTCAACAAAGAACAGCACGTCGTTGCCTTGGTCGCGGAAATACTCGGCAACCGTGAGTCCTGACAGTGCGACACGCAGACGTGCTCCCGGCGGCTCGGTCATCTGGCCGTAAACGAGCGACACCTTTGAATCCTTGATCGACGCCTTGTCGACCTTTGAAAGATCGAATTCGCCGGTCTCTTCCATATGCTCGTTGAATTTATCGCCGAATTTGATGACCTTTGACTCTACCATTTCACGCAGGAGGTCGTTGCCTTCACGCGTTCGTTCGCCGACGCCGGCGAATACTGAGTAACCGTCACGCCCCTTAGCAACGTTGTTGATAAGCTCCATGATGAGAACCGTCTTGCCGACGCCCGCACCGCCGAAGAGGCCGATCTTACCGCCGCGAAGGAACGGCTGGACCAGATCGATGACCTTGATGCCCGTCTCGAACATCTCCTTCTTTGTCGCTTGCTCGGCAAATGTCGGTGCATGACGATGGATGGGGTATCGCGTTTCCGAATCAACAGGTCCGAGCTCGTCCACAGGCTCGCCGACCACGTTCATAACGCGGCCAAGCGTCGGTGTACCGACCGGTATCGTTATCGGCCCGCCAAGGTCGATAACCTTCATTCCGCGTACCATTCCGTCAGTAGGAAGCATCGAGACCGCACGCACGCGGCCCTCGCCGAGATGCTGCTGAACTTCGGCAATGACGTCGATCTTCTCGCCGTCAAAGCCGTCGCTCGTGATGCGCATCGCCTGATAGATCGGCGGCAAATAATTGTCTGAAAACTCTACGTCAACGACCGGGCCGATGATCTGTACGACCTTTCCGACTTGCCCGTTTTCTCCGTTAGCCATGTTTCTTTTATAGGTTCTCCTGCGATATATTGTTGAAAATTCAACGTACTTACAAAAGAGCAAGGATAGCACAGTCGTTGTTTCGTGTCCAAAGCCGCAGGCAGTTGAACATTGACAGCGAAACGCAGTTCTTGTAGCCTCAAGGCATATACTATCAGCATCGGCGTTCACAGCCGCCTATTGCATATTTGAAGAAGCTCGAACTACCACCGCAGGGACTGAACACGCTTTTTGGCGTTCAGGACCAGAACATCAAATATCTCGAATCACTGCTCGATGTAAATATCGGCACGCGCGGCAGCGAGCTCGTCATCGACGGCGATCCGAAGGATATCGAGACCGTTCAGCAAATCCTGCACGATTTCGGCGAACTATTTGCCGACGGCAGCACGTTCACCGACAAGGAACTTAAAGACGCATTCAAGCAGATCGCAGAGGACCGCGCATATAGCCTCAAAGATCATTTTCAGAAGGCCAGATTTAACCCTTCGGGGAAGAAGACCGTCGCGCCAAAGACCGCAAATCAGCGTAAATACCTTGATGCGATCGCAAAGAATGACCTCGTTTTCGGGATCGGCGTTGCAGGAACGGGCAAGAGCTTTCTGGCGGTCGCGATGGCGGTCGATGCACTGTTCAAGAAACAGGTGAGCCGCATTATCTTGACACGTCCGGCGGTCGAGGCGGGCGAGCGGCTCGGATTCCTGCCCGGCGACCTGCAGGACAAGGTCGATCCTTACCTGCGGCCGCTTTACGATGCGTTGTTCGACCTTGTCGATTCGGAAAAGGTTACGAAGATGCTCGAAAAACGCATCATCGAGATCGCTCCGCTGGCATTTATGCGCGGCCGCACGCTCTCGGATGCGTTCATCATCCTCGACGAAGCTCAGAACACCACAAGCGAGCAGATGAAGATGTTCCTCACGCGCATCGGCTTTGGGTCAAAGGCTGTCGTTACCGGCGACAAAACACAGATCGACCTGCCGCGCGGCCAACGAAGCGGCCTGAAGGAGGCCGAGGTCGTCCTGAAGGACATCGATATGATCGACTTCGTCTATTTCGACGAGAAGGACGTCGTCCGCCATAAGCTCGTCCAGATGATCGTCAAAGCGTACGAAGCCCACTCAAATGAAACTATGAATGAGGATCTGAGAACGTAAAATGCGGTCCTCAACCCTTCGATCTTTCCTGTTCACTATTCACTGTTGACTTTCTTCGTATGATCGACGTCATCAATCTTCAACGCAAGGTCAAGTTGGACATTGTTCCCATTCGGGCATTCGCGGCAGCTCTCTCCGCGGATGTGGCAGAGAGCAAAGGCGGAGCTTTCTCGGTCGCTTTCATTTCCGATAAACGAATGCGTCAGCTGAACCAAACCTTTCGCGGAAAAGACACGACCACCGACGTGCTTTCTTTCCCGATGTCGGAACCGCCTGCGTTAGCGGGCGGCCAGTCTGTTGATGACGATCCGGCGAACTGGCCCTCCGCTCACGCAGAGGGTTCTGACTGGCCTGCGAACAATCTCGGCGACATCGTTATCTCCGCCGAACAGGCCGAACGGCAGGCGGCCGAGAACGGCCTTTCACTCGACACCGAGATCAAACAGCTCATCCTGCACGGCCTGTTACATCTTTGCGGTTACGATCACGAGATCGACGACGGCGAGATGAACGCCCGCGAACTCGAACTCCGCAAACGGCTCGGCATCTGATCCATCACGGTGCAGAGCAGCTTCCGGCGATTCAGATCCACTCCGAAGCGACGCAGCATCCTTTCAACACAGTTTGGTGTCGGCCGGCGATCGTCCTGAAGAAAGTCAGACGATATTCGCCTACATGAGCGTCATGTGTATGTTATTCTCGTAGTTATGGTTGAAGGAAATAAAACCGCTGACGCCTGCGTGATGATAATTTTCGGCGCGACGGGCGACCTTACGAAACGCAAGCTCCTGCCTGCTCTTTACAACCTCGCAAAGGGCGACTTTCTGCCGCACAAATTCGCGATCGTCGGCGTCGGCCGTCAGGAAATGAGTACTGACGAGTTTCGCGCGCACGTCGAAGGCATTCTCAAAGAGTTCGTGCCGAAAGGCCCCGAAGCCGACATTCTCAAATGGTTCACCGAACGCTCTTTCTACACCGGCGGCGACTTTGACGACGACAAGAATCTCTTTGGTGATCTCAAATCGATGCTCGCCGATGTTACCACGCAGCTTCAGATACCTGAGAATTACTTCTTTTATCTCGCAACGCCGCCGCAGCTGTTTGCCGATGTTACGCAAAAGGTTATCAAGAACGGCATCGGCAAGGAGGAGAACGGCAACTGGCGACGGTTCGTTTATGAGAAGCCGTTCGGCCGCGATCTCGAATCGGCAAAGCAGCTCAACCGCGACCTGCTGCGGCTCGTCAAAGAGGATCAGATCTACCGCATCGATCATTACCTCGGCAAAGAGACAGTGCAGAACATTTTGGTATTCCGCTTCGGCAACTCGATCTTTGAGCCGATATGGAACCGCAACTATGTCGATCACGTTCAGATCACCGTGGCGGAAACGCTCGGCGTCGAACAACGCGGCGGATACTACGATTCGGCAGGGGCGCTTCGCGATATGCTGCCGAATCACCTTTTCCAACTCGTAACGCTAACTGCGATGGAGCCGCCGGTTTCCTTCGCCGCAGACGCGGTGCGCGATGAGCAGTCAAAGATACTCCACGCGATCACGCCGTTCACCGACGAAGACGTGATCCGGAAGACCGTTCGCGGACAATACGGAGCCGGCAAGATCGGCGGCGATACCGCGGCCGCATATCGCGACGAACCGCTTGTCGCTCCGCATTCGAACACCGAAACGTACGTCGCCCTAAAGCTCTCGATCGACAATTGGCGTTGGGCAGGCGTCCCCTTCTATCTCAGGACGGGCAAGCGCCTCAACCAGCGATATTCGAGCATAATCGTACAGTTCAAGGCCGCGCCGTTCGTGCTTTTCCGCGATACGCCGATGGAGCGGCTCACCACGAACCGCATCGTCCTGCATATTCAGCCGGACGAGGGTATTACACTCCATTTCGGTGCAAAGATACCCGGCCCGATCGTTAACATGGGTGCGGTCGATATGGACTTCAATTATCTCGACCACTTTGGCGAACAGGTCGCGACCGGCTACGAACGGCTTTTGTATGACTGTATGATCGGCGATGCAACGCTTTTCCAACGTGCGGATCAGATCGAAGCGGGCTGGAGCGTTGTTCAGCCCATCCTCGACGTGTGGACCGCTCTCGCACCGCGTGATTTCCCCAACTATGCCGCCGGAACTTGGGGGCCCGGCGCCGCAGATACGCTCCTTCAGAACGACGGCCGCGTTTGGAAGAATGTTGAATAGGAAAAAAGGCCCCGAGAACAGCGATGCCTCAGCGGTTCCGCTTCACTGCGTGGCCCATCTTGTCTGAAAGGTCGTAGATCGTGCGCAGCGGCATTATATTGAATAGCTTGTAGTTGCCGACCGCAGCCAACCCGGCCGAAGCGATGCAGCCGCACTTCGAACAGTCGGGATCTCCGCCGAATTGACATGGCTTTACACGCGTTTTGAGATCTGCCGTGAGATTCAGCGTAGTTCTCGAAAAGATGCATTCGTCGGGCGAATTCGGCGGCCGCCTGTAACCTTCTGCGATCAGATCTGAGAAGACAAGCTTCGGGTAACTTTCACGAAGCCGAAGAAACTCGACGATCATTTTCTCCTTCAGTTCATCGCCCAATATCTCGGCATCATGCGCACCCATCTGCGGCGTAAAAAAGCTGATCCATATATGCCGCACTTCCGGCTGCTGCGACCAAAAACTCACGAATTCCTCGTAATAGCCTTCCCGCATCGCAGTTTGTGATGTTACCGTGCAGTGAACGGTTATCGAAGCATCTTTGATATTGCGCAATATACGCTCGTATGTCGCGGGCTTTCGGCGGGCATCGTGTTCGGGCTGCAGTCCGTCGATCGAGACCACGAGGTAGAGGCCGCCGATCTTTGCCCATTCCTTCGGTATTTCGCGCACCGCACTTGTTACTACTTGAACGGCGATACCGCGTTCGGACAGTTGCGGCAGAAGTGTGTTAAGTTCACGGAATCGAACAAGCGGTTCGCCGCCGACGATCGAAAGATGAAGCGGTTTATGGTGATCGACAAGATCAAGGACGCCGTCGATGAGGCTCTCGCCCTTTAGGTCGGAAAGTTCACGAAGAGGGCCCGCACCGTTAAGATGTTCCGGTTCATACGCGTAACAGCCCGGACAACGCAGCGGGCACTCGCGGGTTATTTCGATCGAAAGCGACGGATATTTGCCGGATAGAATTTTTCCCCAAGCCTTGACGACATCTAGTTTATTCAGAGACCCTCCTCAGCTTGGATAGTTCGGCGACACTTGCGGGAAGTGCACAAATCAATCGGCCGCATATCCAAGGATTATACGGGATGCACGAGACAATGGAAAGGTAGGCATACGGCAAGGCCGCCGCGTGAGTCGTTTAGCAATGCAGACCGTAGAAAAATGTGCCAATCAATTTCTAAAATGTTAAGATTTCACGAGAGAATCACGTAAAATGCCCGACAATACGGCGAACGACATCAGTATCCTTCTCAACGCGGCCGGCGATGGGAGCAATTCGGCCGGGGACGCGATGCCAAAGCCCGTTCATTTCAGCCGCTGCCCGCGAGCGGCGGATGTGTTGAATGAACGTTCCGATCATACGCTGCCGTTCTGACTATGGAGATCGAACTACTATTTGCCGGCATCCTGCTGATCATGTTGGTCTTTCTCTCGACCGTAGATATCGCATTCTCGCATCTCTCGGATGTCGGACTGCGGCGGCTGTCGTTTGATGAGGACTCGGCCGATCACAATAAGGCAGCCGTGTTCCTGCGCGAAGTGCTGGAGAATCGTTCTCAATTCCGCTTCCTTATCTCATCCGCAAACCAGGTCGTGCTGATGGCGTTTGCGATACTTATCACCCACATCCTGATCCGCGTCACCGAGCGCGAAACTCTGATATTCGCCGCTGCGATCGCCGCCGTGCTGCTGGTTGCAATAGTTTTCCGGCAGATCGTTCCGCGTATGATACTTAGAAGCTCGCCGGAAAAGAGGATCGTGATGCTGATCCCGATCGTCCGGCCGCTTTATAGCTTTTTGTCCTTATTCGTGAGGCCGTTCATATCGTACCAAAGTTCGCGTGAGACACGCCTTGATACAACGACCACGCCCGACACGTTCGATGAACGCGACGACGAGAATAACTCTGACGACCTGCAGGCTCTGATCGAGGTCGGCGAGGCCGAGGGCATAATCGAGAAAGAAGAGCGTGTGATGATCGAAACGATGGTCGAATTCAGCGAGACACGCGCGGGCGAGATCATGACGCCGCGAACCGAGATCGTAGCCGTTCCGATCGGAACGCTGATAAAGAATGCACGCGACATGATGATCGAAGAGCGCGTGTCGCGTCTGCCGGTCTATGGCGGTAGCATCGACAATATCGAGGGCATCCTGTACGTGCGCGACCTTCTTGCGGCCCTTGCCACCGGGCGTAAAGAACACACTGTCGAGACGATAATGCGTGACGCCTACCTCGTACCCGAGACAAAAACTGCAAGCGAGCTCCTTAAGTCAATGCAGCGTGAACACGTCCAGATCGCAGTCGTGATCGATGAATACGGCGGCGTCGCGGGCCTGATCACGGTGGAGGATCTCATTGAAGAGATCGTCGGCGAGATCGAAGATGAGGACATTGAACAGGATGAGGTCGTCGAGATACGCGAACTCGATAACGGCTGTTACGATGTGCTCGGGTCAACAGAGGTCGAGCGCGTCGAGGAGCTTTTTGACCTTGAACTCGAGGGCGACGACTATACGACCATTGCCGGCCTTGTCGTTACCGAGGCAGGTTATGTACCGAAGGTCGGCGAAAGGCTAAGCGTCAAGGGGCTAGACGTCGAGATACTGGAAGCGGACGAAAAGCGGCTAACGCTTCTCCGCCTTTGCCATTCATCGCCCGAAGATGAAGGATCGGCCGGCGGCTAGATCGGCTAATGCTTATTGTCGGTGCGCCTCTGATATACTCGGAATGTCGAATATGAAACTGCACGCAAATACAGACGATGGCACCGTCGAGATCGAGATCACGCGCGACGGCCGCAGCGTTACCGCAAAGGTGGATGGTCGTGAATATCAACTCGACGCCTCGCAGCCCGAACGCGGTGTCTATCTGCTGAAGCACGGCAGCAAGGTCTTTCAGGCGGCGGTAACATCGGATAGCGGTACGAGCATTGAGATCAACGGCAATAGCTACGATGTCGCGATCCACGATCCGCGAAAACTTCGCAGCAACGCAGGCGATGCGCAACAGAACGACGGGCGTGCGGAGATCAAGACCGCAATGCCGGGTAAGGTCGTCCGCATCCTTAGATCCTTGAATGAAACTGTCGCGAAAGGCGACGGCCTTATCGTTGTCGAGGCGATGAAAATGCAGAATGAAATGCGATCGCCAAAGGATGGTATCGTGGCCGCGATAAACACTTCCGAAGGTGAAACGGTCAACGCCGGCGAAGTTCTGCTTGTGGTCGAGTGATCATAACTTTGTCCCGCAGTACTTGCAATGAACAGCGTCCATATCATGCCCTTCGGCGTGGCACTCGGCACAGAGTTGCGTAGAAGCAGATTTTGACGCTTTGATCAATTCCCTTGTGAAAATGCCGGTCGGCACCGCAATTATTCCGTAGCCCATCACCATCACGATCGACGCAAGAAATTTCCCGAGCAGCGTTTGCGGTGAAAGGTCGCCGTAGCCGACGGTCGTCAGCGTTACGACCGCCCAATACACGCTTGTCGGCAGATCGACAAAGCCATGCTCCTCGCCCTCGACTACATACATCAGCGAGCCGACCACAATTGCGATCGAAAGTATCGCAACGACAAAGACGCTTATCTTATGCTTGCTCGTCCTGAGTGCGGCAACGATAACGCGGCTCTCCGATACATACTTGGAAAGTTTGAGAACGCGAAAGATCCGCAGCAGCCTTAAAACGCGGATCGTGAGCAGATACTGGGTTCCCGGAACAAAAAGGCTGATATAGCTCGGTAATATCGCAAGAAGATCAACAAGGCCGTAGAAGCTGAACACATATCGAAACGGGCGCCTCGACGAGATCAAACGAAGAACGTATTCGATCGAGAAGAGTACAGTGAGTATCCATTCGATGATGTGCAGTTCATCGAGATAGACATCGCGAATACTTCTTACGCTTTCCAGAAAAACCGCAACGAGGCTAATGAGGATAAGCGCTATTACGGTGATGTCGAAAAAGCGGCCCGCCGGCGTCTCGGCCTCGAAAACTATCTC from Chloracidobacterium sp. includes these protein-coding regions:
- the lpxB gene encoding lipid-A-disaccharide synthase, producing the protein MSKGLSFFISAGEVSGDAHAERLVRAVMERAGASNCHFSGAAGPKMRSAGVEAVVRSDEMAVMGVAEIAAALPMFIRAYRSLRDSAIQQKPDAAILVDFPDFNLRLARSLKKAGIPVIYYISPQLWAWRSYRSRTIGRYVDLLLTILPFEKDWYAQRGIHHVEYIGHPLTGEVRPKMDRAAFRASHGLNDERPLVALLPGSRHGEIERHLPIILDAVDIISAKRPEIQFAIAAAGSGQLGQIKAIISRCEHIDIPIVENETYDLISSADAAIVASGTATLETGILGTPMVIIYRGSSLNYRLLKPLINIDHYGLINLIAGQRIVRELIQNDLDPTSLSDELLSLLEPQRNAAIREELLRAAASLGTAGASDRAAEAILKFISRVP
- a CDS encoding EamA family transporter, coding for MIRGSKNAFWLVIAAVLIWSTGGLLIKLTALDAYQVTFFRSLLAGLTVLIVMRKEGLRINAFGLLCSLFYAGLLFLFVWATKHTTAANAIFLQYTAPIYILILAPFVIRERFHLRDLITVVLCIIGMSLFFVGKLEISDYSGNIAALGSGICLGLYIMLLKHPAFSTEKENAAGRRGAAPVATVVYGNLLLAIVMLPSGIGALPVMTTKDVFAVAFLGIVQIGISYILFIKGISGGTRPIDASIIGFVEPLLNPVWVFLFIGEQPSNWALLGGAIIIATVLIHTIRQYRTPVAGAA
- a CDS encoding 2Fe-2S iron-sulfur cluster binding domain-containing protein, with the protein product MISKLETVLSNFTEEDWRKAVEELLPAIHEVDRNAVQIWFRFYPLELREYLADAEDQPAAIKELELQGDFDLATHIAGSHHFLYGHRYWKAVKCSVEKEAEEFNADDAKLTEIIKEVAIRVAEKKGIDRTLVNAIAAVGLATMRQVGLETFTAASDEIEEPKGLMARSPDAIVAERSKDDSQGMFGFLKTVDKKYSVRVLARDYEGKFSVLYDQEITHAAAQDKSQAWQEKDPRCWNGPVPVECIAATCGLCWVGVIGGQEKLSEVAPRERRAMKVFGYDQPEDEKPFLRLACQVRAYGNATLVVPPWNGTFGKKVRGDVEEVELEPNTTSAKRLREIVKEALSGE
- a CDS encoding F0F1 ATP synthase subunit epsilon, which gives rise to MLKLEIVTPEKRVLDADVDMVTVPTASGEAGILPEHAPLVSALKPGIMSYVVKGSSEKLAVSGGFVEVNSNKVAVLADAAEKAGDIDAAEARRALDAAEKELAEAASSSVEETEAIRNQIEAASARVTLASGR
- the atpD gene encoding F0F1 ATP synthase subunit beta, whose protein sequence is MANGENGQVGKVVQIIGPVVDVEFSDNYLPPIYQAMRITSDGFDGEKIDVIAEVQQHLGEGRVRAVSMLPTDGMVRGMKVIDLGGPITIPVGTPTLGRVMNVVGEPVDELGPVDSETRYPIHRHAPTFAEQATKKEMFETGIKVIDLVQPFLRGGKIGLFGGAGVGKTVLIMELINNVAKGRDGYSVFAGVGERTREGNDLLREMVESKVIKFGDKFNEHMEETGEFDLSKVDKASIKDSKVSLVYGQMTEPPGARLRVALSGLTVAEYFRDQGNDVLFFVDNIFRFTQAGSEVSALLGRMPSAVGYQPTLATEMGEMQERITSTKTGAITSIQAVYVPADDYTDPAPATTFAHLDAVTALSRQIVELGIYPAVDPLASNSTILSPDVVGEEHYNTAQSVKKILQRYKDLQDIIAILGLDELSEDDKLTVSRARKIQRFFSQPFTVGEQFTGLKGEYVKVEDTIKGFKEILDGNCDDMPEQAFYMVGTIEQAREKAKKMAAAA
- a CDS encoding PhoH family protein is translated as MKKLELPPQGLNTLFGVQDQNIKYLESLLDVNIGTRGSELVIDGDPKDIETVQQILHDFGELFADGSTFTDKELKDAFKQIAEDRAYSLKDHFQKARFNPSGKKTVAPKTANQRKYLDAIAKNDLVFGIGVAGTGKSFLAVAMAVDALFKKQVSRIILTRPAVEAGERLGFLPGDLQDKVDPYLRPLYDALFDLVDSEKVTKMLEKRIIEIAPLAFMRGRTLSDAFIILDEAQNTTSEQMKMFLTRIGFGSKAVVTGDKTQIDLPRGQRSGLKEAEVVLKDIDMIDFVYFDEKDVVRHKLVQMIVKAYEAHSNETMNEDLRT
- the ybeY gene encoding rRNA maturation RNase YbeY, coding for MIDVINLQRKVKLDIVPIRAFAAALSADVAESKGGAFSVAFISDKRMRQLNQTFRGKDTTTDVLSFPMSEPPALAGGQSVDDDPANWPSAHAEGSDWPANNLGDIVISAEQAERQAAENGLSLDTEIKQLILHGLLHLCGYDHEIDDGEMNARELELRKRLGI